One Gloeothece verrucosa PCC 7822 DNA window includes the following coding sequences:
- a CDS encoding HD domain-containing phosphohydrolase, with amino-acid sequence MNAIVNCEPAKILIIDDHTHSRMAVKDLLSLDGYEVIETEENFNIVDNVLKKRPDLILLDVMMPGMEGFEVCQCLKQDERTSAIPIIFMTVAEDHQLRRRCAQVGGDDVLTKPIERSLLSSRVKSLIEQKRLYEGLDQIEQVLFAIARAIENRYPNNGNSCARLATLANSFGQYLQLSFSALQNLRYAAYLHDIGTVSIPDEIMLKKGELTPEEREIIQQHVLIGEEICQPLPNRRGVLPIIRHHHERWDGSGYPDGLVADEIPWLAQIFQILDIYVALTSERPHKKIYTPREAIEIITEEAAKGWRNPELVHHFTNFIYIREPVINN; translated from the coding sequence ATGAATGCAATCGTTAATTGTGAGCCGGCTAAAATTTTGATTATTGATGATCATACCCATAGCCGCATGGCCGTTAAAGACCTTCTCTCTTTAGATGGATATGAAGTGATAGAAACCGAGGAAAACTTTAATATTGTAGATAATGTTTTAAAAAAACGGCCAGATTTAATTTTATTAGACGTAATGATGCCGGGAATGGAAGGATTTGAGGTGTGTCAGTGCCTAAAACAAGATGAGCGCACCAGTGCAATCCCGATTATATTTATGACTGTAGCCGAGGATCATCAATTACGTCGCCGTTGCGCCCAAGTGGGGGGAGATGATGTTCTGACCAAACCCATAGAACGCTCTCTACTCTCGAGTCGAGTGAAATCGCTCATCGAACAAAAGCGACTTTATGAAGGTTTAGATCAAATTGAACAGGTTTTATTTGCTATTGCTCGAGCCATCGAAAATCGCTATCCAAATAATGGCAATTCTTGCGCTAGACTGGCCACATTAGCCAATTCTTTTGGACAATACCTGCAACTGTCCTTCTCGGCGCTGCAAAATTTGCGCTATGCTGCCTATCTTCACGATATTGGGACAGTTAGCATTCCTGATGAAATTATGCTCAAAAAAGGCGAGCTAACCCCAGAAGAAAGAGAAATTATTCAGCAACACGTCCTCATTGGCGAAGAAATTTGTCAACCTCTCCCAAACCGTCGCGGGGTATTGCCAATCATTCGCCATCATCATGAACGTTGGGATGGAAGCGGTTATCCAGATGGGTTAGTGGCCGATGAAATTCCCTGGTTAGCTCAAATTTTCCAAATTTTAGATATTTATGTCGCTTTAACCAGTGAGCGTCCCCATAAAAAAATCTATACGCCTCGGGAAGCTATAGAGATTATCACAGAAGAAGCGGCAAAAGGATGGCGTAATCCTGAACTGGTTCATCACTTTACGAACTTTATCTACATTCGGGAGCCAGTAATTAACAATTGA
- a CDS encoding tRNA (5-methylaminomethyl-2-thiouridine)(34)-methyltransferase MnmD — MTAIPSPHFFPQLTADGSYTFFSQEFDEAFHSCSGAKQEAQKKYIEPCQITQKASQGDTLKLLDICYGLGYNTAAALSAIWSVNPYCHVELIALELDANVPSEAIAHQLLKDWKTPIPELLTTLAETHQVKTPQFSAQLLIGDARSTIQQVEESRFQADGIFLDPFSPTKCPQLWTVEFLAKVSKCLSPQGRLATYSCAAAVRSALILAGLNIGSTQGVGRLAPGTLASLSRLEAYPLSRKEQEHLQTRAAIPYRDPQLCDPGAVICSRRAHLQQTSLLEPSSHWKKRWQREENRDLNPAEANSQKS, encoded by the coding sequence ATGACGGCAATACCGTCCCCTCATTTTTTCCCCCAACTCACGGCAGATGGTTCTTACACTTTTTTTTCCCAAGAGTTTGATGAAGCCTTTCATTCTTGCTCGGGAGCTAAACAAGAAGCTCAAAAGAAGTATATTGAACCCTGCCAAATCACTCAAAAAGCATCCCAGGGCGATACTCTGAAATTACTCGACATTTGCTATGGTTTAGGATATAATACGGCGGCGGCTCTTTCAGCCATCTGGAGCGTTAATCCCTATTGCCATGTAGAGCTAATCGCTTTAGAACTGGATGCCAATGTTCCCTCTGAGGCCATCGCTCATCAACTGCTAAAAGACTGGAAAACTCCCATTCCCGAATTATTAACCACCCTGGCCGAAACTCACCAGGTAAAAACCCCTCAATTTTCGGCTCAGTTATTGATAGGAGATGCTAGAAGCACCATTCAGCAAGTGGAAGAATCCCGCTTTCAAGCCGATGGGATTTTTTTAGATCCTTTTTCTCCGACTAAATGTCCCCAACTGTGGACAGTGGAATTTTTGGCCAAGGTGAGCAAATGTTTAAGCCCTCAAGGAAGATTAGCCACATACTCTTGCGCGGCGGCGGTACGTAGTGCGTTAATTTTAGCCGGATTAAACATTGGCTCAACTCAAGGAGTAGGCCGCCTGGCACCAGGAACTCTAGCCAGTTTGAGCCGCCTTGAAGCATATCCTCTCTCTAGAAAAGAACAAGAACATTTACAAACTCGAGCGGCGATTCCCTATCGAGACCCTCAATTATGCGATCCGGGTGCAGTTATCTGTTCGCGCCGCGCCCATTTACAACAAACCAGCTTACTAGAACCGAGTAGTCATTGGAAGAAACGCTGGCAAAGAGAAGAAAATCGCGACTTGAACCCGGCTGAGGCCAACTCTCAAAAAAGTTAA
- a CDS encoding cyanoexosortase A system-associated protein, with protein MINKIHNLSLNPPGWSKIRIALLSLSLIGFFGVFLQLILSPAQEKKSLHKDLVFPDTVPLSGWKLQETTKLNKVESSRFGTGEAPGHLYKYANNKDSLEVEGRYVEYVGNINRYIIIYRNMEVASIQLQTKHIKNVGYYGLFEHENKAYLSACVNPKGETTATETQFTNNRYTHGWGLQRTFLWVIGQQDLLDARCLWTIMSVPITDYDPYKLLLEKDLADEHQKLEKAFVDWQQWWKGKFPSF; from the coding sequence ATGATTAATAAAATACATAACTTATCCTTGAACCCGCCGGGATGGTCAAAAATTCGCATTGCTTTACTCAGCTTAAGTTTAATAGGTTTTTTCGGCGTATTTTTACAATTAATTCTTTCACCGGCTCAAGAAAAAAAATCGTTACATAAAGATCTCGTTTTTCCAGATACAGTGCCCCTGTCAGGTTGGAAACTCCAGGAAACAACCAAACTCAATAAAGTTGAAAGTAGTCGATTCGGCACAGGAGAAGCTCCGGGTCACCTTTATAAATATGCTAATAACAAAGATAGTTTAGAAGTGGAAGGCCGTTATGTCGAATATGTAGGAAACATTAATCGTTATATTATTATTTATCGAAATATGGAAGTAGCATCAATCCAACTGCAAACTAAACATATAAAAAATGTCGGTTATTATGGACTGTTTGAGCATGAAAATAAAGCTTATCTAAGTGCTTGTGTGAACCCCAAAGGAGAAACCACAGCAACAGAAACACAGTTTACTAATAATCGTTATACTCATGGGTGGGGGCTACAACGCACCTTTTTATGGGTCATTGGACAACAAGATTTGTTGGATGCACGCTGTTTGTGGACAATTATGTCGGTTCCCATCACTGATTATGATCCTTATAAACTACTTTTAGAAAAAGATTTAGCAGATGAACACCAAAAGTTAGAAAAAGCTTTTGTGGACTGGCAACAGTGGTGGAAAGGAAAATTCCCATCATTTTAA
- the crtA gene encoding cyanoexosortase A, which produces MDWLKQLQKPNYWLLGLAAAVVALHLTLLDRSGEQNLLSLSILLWLSIASLLWDKREDLKLESGIFSSLLGIILLAIVLARSLSPAGYHFGVAPFLSGLALCLMASGVKQLHQYWKEIFILSLLAFYPLFTAILKVIDLPLLTAKVASFNLWLAGFDVHQEGVIITLPTGKVEVLEACAGLEITILMFVTAVLFLLLFPQKNKDKIICLILAPTLGFFINSLRICILALLVAEGDQEGFKYWHGEDGSFVFALISVFIFGLFCWFFYIRPSSAENKSETVLKEVLQGEQKHD; this is translated from the coding sequence ATGGATTGGCTTAAACAACTACAAAAGCCTAACTATTGGTTACTGGGACTGGCTGCTGCTGTAGTGGCATTACATCTAACCTTGCTTGACCGGAGCGGAGAGCAAAATTTACTCAGTCTGAGTATTTTACTCTGGTTATCCATCGCTTCCTTACTTTGGGATAAACGAGAAGACTTGAAATTAGAAAGCGGGATTTTTTCCTCTTTACTAGGCATAATTTTGTTAGCTATAGTGTTAGCAAGAAGTTTATCGCCGGCTGGCTATCATTTTGGAGTTGCTCCTTTTCTGTCTGGTCTGGCCTTGTGCTTAATGGCTTCAGGCGTTAAACAATTACATCAATACTGGAAAGAAATATTTATTTTAAGTTTATTAGCTTTCTATCCCCTATTTACGGCAATTTTAAAGGTAATCGATTTACCTTTACTAACTGCCAAGGTGGCTAGTTTCAACCTGTGGTTAGCCGGGTTTGATGTTCACCAAGAAGGGGTTATTATTACTTTGCCAACCGGGAAAGTAGAAGTATTAGAAGCCTGTGCAGGGCTAGAAATAACGATTTTAATGTTTGTTACTGCCGTGCTTTTTTTACTGCTTTTCCCGCAAAAAAATAAAGATAAAATTATCTGTTTAATTTTGGCTCCCACCCTGGGATTTTTTATTAACTCTTTACGGATTTGTATTTTAGCTTTATTGGTAGCTGAGGGCGATCAAGAAGGCTTTAAGTATTGGCATGGAGAAGATGGAAGCTTTGTTTTTGCTTTAATTTCAGTGTTTATTTTTGGGTTATTTTGCTGGTTTTTCTATATTCGTCCAAGCAGTGCTGAAAACAAGTCAGAAACCGTATTAAAAGAAGTCTTACAGGGAGAACAAAAACATGATTAA
- a CDS encoding glycosyltransferase family 4 protein gives MNIAYIVNQYPTVSHSFIRREILALEELNLSITRFSHRDCSDKIVDELDLCELKKTNVILKSGAVGLLSALLRVALTRPKRWFEALLLALKLGWLAAGWLSGNGIVRHIIYLAEACVLLEWFSRLDISHVHSHFGTQPTTVVLLCNTLGGPPYSFTVHGPEEFDNVRGMGLPEKIQQASFVIAVSLFGRSQLYRWCEYSQWSKIHVIRCGLDKTFLSQPWQPIPDEPRFVCVGRLSEQKGQLLLVEAVSQLVAEGFTLKLVLVGDGAMREEIETLITNRGLQDTIEITGWATQAQVQQQILAARAMVLPSFAEGLPVVIMESLALGRPVISTYIAGIPELIEPGQSGWLVPAGSVEALAASMRTVLQCPVSELEQMGKRGAERVALQHNILLEAEKLAQLFASQKE, from the coding sequence ATGAATATTGCTTATATTGTCAATCAGTATCCCACTGTTAGCCATAGCTTTATCCGCCGGGAAATTCTGGCTCTCGAAGAGCTAAACCTTTCCATCACGCGCTTTTCCCATCGAGACTGTAGCGACAAAATTGTCGATGAACTAGACCTCTGTGAACTCAAAAAAACCAATGTTATTTTAAAATCCGGCGCAGTCGGGCTTTTAAGTGCTTTATTGAGGGTAGCTTTGACCCGCCCTAAGCGTTGGTTTGAGGCACTTTTATTAGCGTTAAAGCTCGGTTGGCTGGCGGCAGGTTGGCTTAGCGGTAATGGGATAGTGCGACATATTATTTACTTAGCCGAAGCCTGTGTTTTATTAGAGTGGTTTTCTCGTTTAGATATTTCTCATGTTCACTCCCACTTCGGCACCCAGCCGACGACTGTTGTCCTGTTATGCAACACTTTGGGAGGACCGCCCTATAGTTTTACGGTTCATGGACCCGAAGAATTTGATAATGTTCGCGGTATGGGACTACCTGAAAAAATCCAACAGGCCAGTTTTGTCATTGCCGTTAGTTTATTTGGTCGCAGTCAACTGTACCGGTGGTGTGAGTACAGTCAATGGTCGAAAATTCATGTCATCCGTTGCGGACTCGACAAAACATTTTTGTCCCAACCCTGGCAACCCATTCCTGATGAGCCTCGTTTTGTCTGCGTCGGTCGCCTCAGTGAACAGAAAGGACAATTATTGCTGGTAGAAGCAGTCAGTCAATTGGTTGCTGAAGGATTTACTTTAAAACTCGTTTTAGTGGGTGACGGAGCCATGAGAGAAGAGATTGAAACCCTCATCACTAATCGGGGACTCCAGGACACCATAGAAATTACGGGGTGGGCAACCCAGGCACAAGTACAGCAACAAATTTTAGCCGCTCGGGCTATGGTGTTGCCGAGTTTTGCCGAAGGATTACCTGTGGTCATTATGGAAAGTCTAGCTCTAGGCCGTCCTGTGATTAGTACCTATATTGCCGGCATCCCTGAATTAATTGAACCAGGGCAATCAGGATGGTTAGTGCCTGCTGGCTCGGTGGAAGCCTTAGCCGCTAGTATGCGGACGGTTTTGCAGTGCCCGGTTAGTGAACTAGAGCAGATGGGCAAAAGAGGGGCAGAGCGAGTAGCCCTTCAGCATAATATTCTGTTGGAGGCTGAAAAATTAGCTCAATTGTTTGCTTCCCAGAAAGAATAA